A single region of the Raphanus sativus cultivar WK10039 chromosome 1, ASM80110v3, whole genome shotgun sequence genome encodes:
- the LOC130495156 gene encoding uncharacterized protein LOC130495156: protein MNKGSSPKCQDKSKEMEKPKKLKDSAKETVEHKQVPESENPKTDAKEEKESDGTSDKKDKKEKKELLAKNARPKQKESNEEDEKQKQKTEKANEEKGSKVTSDVKAEKEKSIIAWRHKSTKKDKSHGKNSFSVNPPCQTARSMYHGGPNFSNPWNMYAPPRVMYPAFAKGPMYGQCGGGGGGPFQQPYQPMNPAAMYRGAIMSPYPPMAAAAAMYPPPPIANRPYTDANPITR, encoded by the exons ATGAACAAAGGCAGCTCCCCAAAATGTCAGGATAAATCAAAGGAGATGGAGAAACCGAAGAAACTCAAg GACTCTGCTAAAGAGACCGTGGAACACAAGCAAGTTCCAGAGAGTGAGAATCCGAAAACAGATgccaaagaagaaaaagaatctgATGGAACTTCAGACAAGAAGGAtaaaaaggagaagaaagagTTGCTTGCAAAAAATGCAAGGCCAAAGCAAA AGGAATCTAATGAAGAGGAtgagaaacaaaaacagaaaacagaGAAGGCGAATGAGGAAAAAGGATCTAAGGTAACTTCAGATGTGAAGGCTGAAAAGGAGAAGAGCATCATAGCATGGCGACACAAGAGTACAAAGAAAGATAAGAGTCATGGTAAAAACTCCTTCAGCGTCAACCCTCCCTGTCAAACCGCTAGGTCTATGTACCACGGTGGACCCAACTTTTCAAACCCGTGGAACATGTACGCACCACCGAGAGTTATGTATCCGGCATTTGCGAAAGGGCCAATGTACGGACAAtgtggcggtggtggtggtggtccgTTTCAGCAGCCATACCAACCCATGAATCCAGCAGCAATGTATAGAGGTGCTATAATGTCACCGTATCCGCCTatggcagcagcagcagctatgtatcctcctcctcctattGCCAACCGACCGTACACAGATGCTAATCCTATCACGCGTTAA
- the LOC108853819 gene encoding exosome complex component RRP4 homolog, with the protein MMRKIQLPFTQTQKVRYERAIERLQSLSSTANSDASVIVTDTIPVNHEDAFLKGHGTSEVEGELLATVCGVVERVDKLVYVRTLRARYKPEVGDIVVGRIIEVAQKRWRVELNFTQDGVLMLSSMNMPDGSQRRRTSVDELNMRNIFVEHDVVCAEVRSIQHDGSLQLHARSQKYGKLEKGQLLKVDPYLVKRSKHHFHYIESLGIDLIIGCNGFIWVGEHVEVRDPVMIDDQKDDEMMISSSSTKEQSHTPLETRQNICRIGNAVRVLSNLGFTVTVEVITETVNLSNSKNVGIYDMIGSEFHVLVAENEAERRRQKRKK; encoded by the exons ATGATGAGAAAGATACAGCTACCGTTTACGCAGACGCAGAAGGTTAGGTACGAGAGAGCCATCGAGCGGCTACAATCACTGTCGTCGACGGCAAACTCAGACGCTTCTGTTATTGTCACAGATACCATTCCCGTCAACCACGAAGACGCCTTCCTCAA GGGACACGGAACTTCCGAGGTCGAGGGCGAGTTGCTAGCGACGGTCTGTGGAGTTGTTGAGCGCGTGGATAAGCTCGTCTACGTACGCACCTTACGCGCCAG GTACAAGCCTGAGGTTGGAGATATTGTTGTAGGCCGTATCATTGAG GTTGCTCAAAAACGTTGGAGAGTAGAGCTCAACTTTACTCAGGATGGAGTATTAATGCTTTCTTCCATGAACATGCCCGATGGTAGTCAG AGGCGAAGAACGTCTGTAGATGAACTCAATATGCGGAACATCTTTGTAGAACATGATGTTGTTTGT GCTGAAGTACGCAGCATTCAGCATGATGGCAGCTTGCAGTTACACGCAAGAAGTCAAAAGTATGGAAAG CTCGAGAAGGGACAGCTTCTCAAGGTTGATCCCTACTTGGTTAAGAGAAGCAAACATCACTTCCATTACATAGAAAGCCTTGGCATTGATTTGATTATCGGCTGCAACGGCTTCATATGGGTCGGGGAACACGTGGAGGTCAGAGATCCTGTGATGATCGATGATCAGAAGGATGATGAGATGATGatctcttcctcctccaccAAAGAGCAAAGCCATACTCCACTCGAGACTCGACAAAACATATGCAGAATCGGGAACGCCGTTCGCGTCTTGTCTAATCTAGGCTTCACCGTGACTGTGGAAGTGATCACGGAGACTGTTAACCTCAGCAACTCAAAGAATGTCGGCATATACGACATGATTGGATCAGAGTTTCACGTTTTGGTAGCAGAGAATGAAGCGGAAAGAAGAcgtcaaaagagaaaaaagtga
- the LOC108852871 gene encoding uncharacterized protein LOC108852871: MKLLSWIRTIKQNVLNHAKEFKGHFRCLGAQVSSEVQDICTNSFAFYEPSHDPKPPEADEDLRFDNEDVVFSGFLTIETLGEEPETPRFTSVEEEDVTGAQKDIAKLLTKKLDKLLEEYREYSSSKQVERSKNAEGDRESVDVCPSQGYDRIGFTKRSKEVMTRKDLLTSLFKRREAVEGECNTMEKHGQGDLIKSVFENLQNDDYMHKKKDIRKNVQIFRSRVHPVLCTSARDDKEIDDSRSCTNLKDPPLNGGFLVSSSILEPNRKKEKWIKTDAEYLVLEF, from the exons ATGAAG CTGCTAAGTTGGATTCGAACTATAAAGCAAAACGTCTTAAACCATGCAAAGGAGTTCAAAG GTCATTTCCGTTGTCTAGGAGCTCAGGTCTCTTCTGAAGTCCAAGACATCTGTACAAACTCCTTCGCCTTCTATGAACCATCTCATGACCCGAAACCACCAGAAGCCGATGAGGACCTCCGGTTTGATAATGAAGACGTGGTGTTCAGTGGATTTCTAACGATCGAGACGCTTGGTGAAGAACCTGAAACACCAAGATTCACTTccgttgaagaagaagatgtaacCGGAGCACAAAAAGATATTGCAAAGCTCTTAACTAAGAAGCTAGACAAGCTTCTTGAGGAATATCGCGAGTATAGTAGCAGTAAGCAAGTCGAGAGATCGAAGAATGCAGAAGGAGATAGAGAATCAGTTGACGTATGTCCTTCACAAGGTTATGATCGTATTGGCTTTACAAAGAGAAGCAAAGAAGTAATGACGAGAAAGGATTTACTTACAAGCCTCTTCAAAAGAAGAGAGGCAGTAGAAGGAGAGTGTAATACCATGGAGAAACATGGCCAAGGAGATTTGATTAAAAGTGTGTTCGAGAACCTCCAAAATGATGATTATATGCACAAGAAGAAAGACATCAGAAAG aaTGTTCAAATCTTCCGGAGTAGAGTCCATCCTGTTCTCTGTACAAGTGCAAGAGACGATAAGGAGATAGATGACAGCAGAAGCTGCACCAACCTCAAGGATCCTCCTCTTAACGGAGGGTTTCTTGTTTCAAGTTCCATCTTGGAGCCGAACaggaaaaaggaaaaatggATCAAGACTGACGCAGAGT atctTGTTCTGGAATTTTGA
- the LOC130508189 gene encoding sm-like protein LSM2 gives MLFFSYFKDLVGQEVTVELKNDLAIRGTLHSVDQYLNIKLENTRVVDQDKYPHMLSVRNCFIRGSVVRYVQLPPDGVDVDLLHDAARREARGG, from the exons ATG TTGTTCTTCTCGTACTTCAAGGATTTGGTGGGACAAGAAGTGACGGTTGAGCTGAAGAACGATTTAGCAATCAGAGGGACACTTCATTCTGTGGATCAGTACCTTAATATCAAGCTCGAGAACACTCGTGTTGTTGATCAGGACAAGTACCCTCACATG CTGTCGGTGAGAAACTGTTTCATCAGAGGATCAGTGGTGAGGTACGTGCAGCTACCTCCTGATGGAGTCGATGTTGATTTACTTCACGATGCAGCTAGAAGAGAGGCCAGAGGTGGATGA
- the LOC108853790 gene encoding putative E3 ubiquitin-protein ligase RF4 translates to MVKKQEEMNVCGLSGDKVGDFTVSPLQDKGRNNKRKLADSSQPKEATLTEFPRYESTEDQLKVVEDSDTVEWDDPFACRLEELLSSNLLALFLNAMKQVIDCGYTDDDVLKAISGSRLYCGGSDLVSNIVSNALNVLKNGSEGGGDGSRDYVFEDLQQLVGYTLVEMISLVKEVRPTLSTVEAMWRLLMCDLNVLQAFEVESSDSPGFSLSESSESLAAESNPANSGDPDNNQKPQQTSAHSDHQSEPLKFGNFPNYKNANSSGTASGKGVASGSTVSGGGVKSTSFTLVSDEKVVSSRKGRTKKEIPMLRQKSCVEKIRTYGKGSGSYKAAKFASVGSFLLEKRAKSSSEMMAKHYSAKMTTEIGVKVSLEETTCYVHKKSSKSDSPVVLVDGKGYITALPAIAATKASKKKSGSEPIKLVPAASEKKSGSEPVKLVPSSSEKKTVSSVPSASGKKSVSSVPIASEKKSGSESEEKASVSEKLAPDYYAGIPYDASLGIYVPRDKKDELIVKLVPRVNDLQNELQVWTDWANQKVKEATGRLLKDQPELKALRKERDMAKQHKKETKLMEENTMKRLTEMELAVKNATSQFEKANNAARRLEAEQSLLKKEMEAAKIRAAESAESYREAKERGQRSLKDTQSWEGQKTLLQEELKVQRDKVTVMQKEVNKAKNRQNQIEAALKQEKTAKGNLIAQASSIKKERKKLEALGKAEEERIKAKAEADARYYIENIKRLERDITELKLKSEYSRIVALKKGGSGGGKESKPRKRENPGVTKVKRERECVMCLSEEMSVIFLPCAHQVLCFKCNQLHEKEGMMDCPSCRGTIQRRIQARFARTG, encoded by the exons ATGGTTAAGAAGCAAGAAGAAATGAATGTTTGTGGTCTCAGTGGTGACAAAGTAGGAGACTTTACAGTCTCACCACTCCAGGACAAAGGAAGGAACAACAAGAGAAAGCTAGCTGATTCTTCTCAACCCAAGGAGGCTACTCTCACTGAGTTCCCTCGTTACGAGTCGACCGAGGATCAGCTCAAAGTTGTTGAAGACTCTGATACCGTGGAATGGGACGACCCGTTCGCGTGTCGTCTCGAGGAGCTCCTGTCGTCGAATCTGCTCGCGCTTTTCCTCAATGCGATGAAGCAGGTTATCGACTGCGGCTACACCGATGATGATGTTCTGAAAGCTATCTCGGGGAGTAGGCTCTACTGTGGAGGGAGTGATCTTGTGTCGAACATTGTTAGTAACGCCTTGAATGTTCTCAAGAACGGAAGCGAAGGTGGTGGTGATGGTTCGAGAGACTATGTTTTTGAGGATTTGCAGCAGCTTGTTGGGTATACGTTGGTGGAAATGATAAGTCTTGTTAAGGAAGTTAGGCCGACGCTCTCGACGGTTGAAGCCATGTGGCGGCTTTTGATGTGCGACTTGAATGTCTTGCAAGCGTTTGAAGTTGAATCGTCTGACTCTCCGGGTTTTAGTTTGAGTGAATCATCTGAATCTCTTGCTGCTGAGTCTAATCCTGCAAACTCTGGTGATCCTGATAATAACCAGAAGCCTCAACAAACCAGTGCGCATAGCGATCATCAGAGTGAGCCACTCAAGTTCGGAAACTTCCCTAACTACAAAAACGCTAATTCTAGTGGAACAGCATCAGGAAAAGGAGTGGCTTCTGGTAGCACTGTTTCTGGTGGAGGCGTTAAAAGTACATCTTTTACTCTAGTCTCTGATGAAAAAGTAGTGTCTTCTCGAAAAGGCCGCACTAAGAAAGAAATACCCATGCTTCGTCAGAAATCATGTGTGGAGAAGATTAGGACTTACGGCAAAGGCAGTGGCAGCTATAAGGCGGCAAAGTTTGCATCAGTCGGCAGTTTCCTTCTAGAGAAAAGAGCCAAATCATCTTCTGAAATGATGGCTAAACATTACTCAGCAAAGATGACAACAGAGATTGGGGTGAAAGTTTCGTTAGAGGAAACTACCTGTTACGTACATAAGAAGAGCAGTAAGTCAGATTCACCTGTGGTACTGGTTGACGGAAAGGGATATATAACTGCCTTACCTGCAATTGCTGCAACTAAAGCATCCAAAAAGAAGTCTGGTTCTGAGCCTATAAAGCTGGTACCTGCAGCTTCAGAAAAGAAGTCTGGTTCTGAGCCTGTGAAGCTGGTACCTTCATCTTCAGAAAAGAAGACTGTCTCTTCTGTACCTTCAGCTTCAGGAAAGAAGTCTGTTTCTTCTGTGCCTATAGCTTCAGAAAAGAAGTCTGGTTCTGAGAGTGAAGAGAAGGCTTCTGTGTCTGAAAAGCTAGCACCAGATTACTACGCTGGTATCCCGTATGATGCATCTCTGGGTATATATGTTCCCCGGGATAAAAAGGATGAACTGATTGTAAAGCTCGTTCCTCGAGTGAATGACCTGCAGAATGAACTGCAAGTGTGGACGGACTGGGCTAATCAGAAAGTAAAAGAAGCAACTGGTAGACTTCTCAAGGATCAGCCAGAGCTTAAGGCACTAAGGAAAGAGCGAGATATGGCAAAACAGCATAAGAAAGAGACGAAGTTAATGGAAGAAAACACTATGAAGAGGCTGACTGAGATGGAGCTTGCGGTGAAAAATGCGACTAGCCAGTTTGAAAAAGCTAACAATGCAGCTCGCAGGCTCGAGGCAGAACAATCTTTGCTGAAGAAAGAGATGGAAGCTGCTAAGATAAGAGCTGCTGAGTCTGCTGAGAGTTATAGAGAAGCAAAAGAGAGAGGGCAAAGATCATTGAAGGATACTCAGTCGTGGGAAGGGCAAAAGACTCTGTTGCAGGAAGAGCTAAAGGTTCAAAGAGACAAGGTGACAGTGATGCAAAAAGAAGTCAACAAAGCAAAAAATCGCCAGAATCAAATTGAG GCTGCTTTGAAACAAGAAAAGACAGCCAAAGGGAACCTCATCGCCCAGGCTTCTtcaataaagaaagaaagaaagaaactggaAGCACTGGGAAaagcagaagaagagaggatCAAAGCGAAAGCAGAAGCAGACGCGAGATACTACATAGAAAACATCAAAAGACTCGAGAGAGATATCACAGAGCTGAAGCTTAAATCAGAATACTCGAGAATAGTGGCGCTGAAGAAGGGAGGAAGCGGCGGGGGAAAAGAGTCAAAGccaagaaaaagagagaatcCTGGTGTGACAAaggtgaagagagagagagaatgtgtgATGTGTTTGTCAGAAGAGATGAGCGTGATCTTCTTGCCGTGTGCGCACCAAGTTCTTTGCTTCAAATGCAATCAGCTTCATGAGAAAGAAGGAATGATGGATTGTCCGTCTTGTCGTGGGACGATCCAGAGGAGGATTCAAGCTCGATTTGCACGCACAGGTTAA
- the LOC108813210 gene encoding uncharacterized protein LOC108813210: MNFFTSVFSDDPDPPETESESEDTEQSNPNDDDGDGGWSFGGLMKTIADRSESVIETYRRDLEEFGTGLKKEIEVAQGSLGTVGHAIDELGNTVIKGTAEIIAQGKEAILAAGDNESDSSDNNNSSSNRRDSFSSKPYSRFDAQVRAVQGDVSTYSEEPDEDSDEYRKWEAEFPIGDRSEEMEMLLEGNGEMRGVYKRVVPSVVDHETFWFRYFYKVYKLKQAEDLRANLVKRAALDDEEELSWDIDDEEETASEKVDEVAKDVSRLKLEGNDSGDVSETVKDSVTDKSVKDDVTSADSVSEVSNVGLNTDTRSEEKKETGSEKVPESIIVADAAPPPPPASDESPTQDSGKKQEAVPESGESAPSQEDSDKTDGAASSLAQGSGKPDGAASSTTQEEDLGWDEIEDMSSIDGKEASRTSGGSPNRAELRKRLSAAEEDEDLSWDIEDDDEESSSKA, translated from the coding sequence ATGAATTTCTTCACCTCCGTCTTCTCCGACGATCCAGATCCTCCAGAAACCGAATCGGAGTCCGAGGATACAGAGCAATCTAATCCTAACGACGACGACGGCGACGGGGGATGGAGCTTCGGTGGTCTGATGAAAACCATAGCCGACAGATCCGAATCCGTGATCGAGACATACCGTCGAGATCTAGAAGAGTTCGGTACAGGTCTAAAGAAAGAGATCGAAGTCGCGCAGGGATCGCTCGGCACCGTGGGACACGCCATCGACGAGCTCGGCAACACGGTGATAAAAGGCACGGCTGAGATCATCGCTCAGGGTAAGGAAGCGATCCTAGCCGCTGGTGATAACGAATCTGATTCTTCTGATAACAATAATAGCAGTAGTAATCGTCGTGATAGCTTTAGCTCGAAACCGTATAGTCGTTTCGATGCTCAGGTTCGCGCCGTTCAAGGGGATGTGAGTACTTATAGCGAAGAGCCTGATGAGGATTCGGATGAGTATAGGAAGTGGGAAGCTGAGTTTCCGATTGGAGATAGGAGCGAGGAGATGGAGATGTTGTTGGAGGGGaatggagagatgagaggagTGTATAAGAGGGTTGTTCCTAGTGTGGTTGATCACGAGACGTTTTGGTTTAGGTATTTTTATAAGGTTTATAAGCTTAAGCAAGCTGAGGACTTGAGGGCTAATCTTGTGAAACGAGCAGCTTTGGATGATGAGGAAGAGTTGAGCTGGGAtattgatgatgaagaggagACTGCTAGTGAGAAAGTTGATGAAGTTGCCAAAGATGTTTCAAGATTGAAACTTGAGGGGAATGATAGTGGAGACGTTAGCGAAACTGTGAAGGATTCAGTGACTGATAAGAGCGTTAAAGATGATGTGACAAGTGCAGATTCAGTGTCTGAAGTGAGCAATGTTGGTTTGAACACAGACACACGTTCTGAGGAGAAGAAGGAAACTGGTAGTGAGAAAGTTCCAGAATCAATAATAGTAGCTGAtgctgctcctcctcctcctcctgcatCTGATGAGTCTCCAACTCAAGATTCGGGCAAGAAACAGGAAGCTGTTCCAGAATCTGGTGAGAGTGCTCCATCCCAAGAAGACTCAGACAAAACAGATGGCGCTGCTTCTTCATTAGCTCAAGGCTCAGGTAAGCCAGATGGTGCTGCTTCTTCAACAACTCAAGAAGAGGATTTGGGATGGGATGAGATAGAGGATATGAGTAGCATCGATGGTAAGGAAGCGAGTAGAACTTCTGGTGGTAGTCCAAACAGAGCTGAGCTGCGTAAACGTCTGAGTGCTGCAGAGGAAGATGAGGACTTAAGCTGGGACATTGAAGATGACGACGAAGAATCATCATCAAAAGCTTAA
- the LOC130508182 gene encoding uncharacterized protein LOC130508182 isoform X2 yields the protein MASHSYPIHGFSVQGITKSRAYLVNSGVRRQESIIPENSFDLKIQHLGEPPCKAFSSLRNCNHFMESDSNMLKHRLLDVHETRQEEVVEFLLSTTEDELKERGAKMSLLSNLNQEQMKPLLDVMIHNQEFSINPDAQILFSSSRSELNDMVSIAAKLNKSDRWRKLSLLVPQSQRLDSEVLIETLQPDEVNLDAVTTLAPQKTKAKQPSRKKHNPKLRDRENDLYKRNHLHACESLISLMIGSEQHRQTTMLSLKKSSSRGEDLSELLTQLSIGFAGSGIAVFFSVVCSAASGRVPFCANKVFDAGLSLSLVLLSWAVSRLREAIVGINRKAIKGEETTNRVERRIKDVYFRAATVIVMVALRFH from the exons ATGGCTTCTCATAGCTATCCAATTCATGGTTTTAGTGTTCAAGGAATCACCAAG AGCCGAGCTTATCTGGTGAATTCTGGAGTAAGAAGACAAGAGAGCATAATACCTGAAAACTCTTTTGACCTGAAGATACAACACTTGGGGGAGCCGCCGTGTAAagctttttcttctttgagAAACTGTAATCACTTTATGGAGTCTGACTCCAACATGTTGAAGCACAGGCTCTTAGATGTTCATG AGACAAGACAAGAGGAGGTAGTTGAGTTCCTTTTATCTACTACAGAAGACGAACTCAAAGAAAGAGGTGCTAAAATGTCTCTGTTATCTAACTTGAATCAAGAACAGATGAAGCCTCTTCTGGATGTCATGATTCATAATCAAGAATTCTCCATTAACCCAGATGCTCAAATCCTCTTCTCAAGTAGCAGATCTGAGTTGAACGATATGGTCTCCATTGCAGCCAAGTTGAATAAGTCAGATAGATGGAGAAAGCTCTCACTGCTTGTACCTCAATCTCAGAG ATTGGACAGTGAGGTACTCATAGAGACTCTGCAACCAGACGAGGTTAATCTCGATGCAGTTACTACACTAGCTCCTCAGAAAACTAAGGCCAAGCAGCCTTCACGAAAGAAACATAATCCGAAGCtgagagatagagagaatgATCTCTACAAAAGAAACCATCTCCATGCGTGTGAGAGCCTCATCTCTTTGATGATAGGCAGTGAACAACATAGACAAACCACAATGCTATCTCTTAAGAAATCATCATCACGTGGAGAAGACCTCTCTGAGCTTTTGACTCAGCTGTCAATAGGCTTTGCTGGAAGTGGCATCGCCGTGTTCTTCTCTGTGGTCTGTAGTGCTGCTTCCGGGCGAGTGCCCTTTTGTGCTAACAAGGTCTTCGACGCTGGCCTTAGTTTAAGTTTGGTATTGCTCTCGTGGGCGGTGAGTAGGCTCAGGGAAGCCATAGTTGGTATCAATAGGAAAGCGATCAAAGGCGAAGAAACAACAAATAGAGTTGAGAGAAGAATCAAGGATGTTTACTTCAGAGCTGCAACAGTTATCGTTATGGTAGCACTTAGGTTTCATTGA
- the LOC130508182 gene encoding uncharacterized protein LOC130508182 isoform X1, whose product MASHSYPIHGFSVQGITKKSRAYLVNSGVRRQESIIPENSFDLKIQHLGEPPCKAFSSLRNCNHFMESDSNMLKHRLLDVHETRQEEVVEFLLSTTEDELKERGAKMSLLSNLNQEQMKPLLDVMIHNQEFSINPDAQILFSSSRSELNDMVSIAAKLNKSDRWRKLSLLVPQSQRLDSEVLIETLQPDEVNLDAVTTLAPQKTKAKQPSRKKHNPKLRDRENDLYKRNHLHACESLISLMIGSEQHRQTTMLSLKKSSSRGEDLSELLTQLSIGFAGSGIAVFFSVVCSAASGRVPFCANKVFDAGLSLSLVLLSWAVSRLREAIVGINRKAIKGEETTNRVERRIKDVYFRAATVIVMVALRFH is encoded by the exons ATGGCTTCTCATAGCTATCCAATTCATGGTTTTAGTGTTCAAGGAATCACCAAG AAGAGCCGAGCTTATCTGGTGAATTCTGGAGTAAGAAGACAAGAGAGCATAATACCTGAAAACTCTTTTGACCTGAAGATACAACACTTGGGGGAGCCGCCGTGTAAagctttttcttctttgagAAACTGTAATCACTTTATGGAGTCTGACTCCAACATGTTGAAGCACAGGCTCTTAGATGTTCATG AGACAAGACAAGAGGAGGTAGTTGAGTTCCTTTTATCTACTACAGAAGACGAACTCAAAGAAAGAGGTGCTAAAATGTCTCTGTTATCTAACTTGAATCAAGAACAGATGAAGCCTCTTCTGGATGTCATGATTCATAATCAAGAATTCTCCATTAACCCAGATGCTCAAATCCTCTTCTCAAGTAGCAGATCTGAGTTGAACGATATGGTCTCCATTGCAGCCAAGTTGAATAAGTCAGATAGATGGAGAAAGCTCTCACTGCTTGTACCTCAATCTCAGAG ATTGGACAGTGAGGTACTCATAGAGACTCTGCAACCAGACGAGGTTAATCTCGATGCAGTTACTACACTAGCTCCTCAGAAAACTAAGGCCAAGCAGCCTTCACGAAAGAAACATAATCCGAAGCtgagagatagagagaatgATCTCTACAAAAGAAACCATCTCCATGCGTGTGAGAGCCTCATCTCTTTGATGATAGGCAGTGAACAACATAGACAAACCACAATGCTATCTCTTAAGAAATCATCATCACGTGGAGAAGACCTCTCTGAGCTTTTGACTCAGCTGTCAATAGGCTTTGCTGGAAGTGGCATCGCCGTGTTCTTCTCTGTGGTCTGTAGTGCTGCTTCCGGGCGAGTGCCCTTTTGTGCTAACAAGGTCTTCGACGCTGGCCTTAGTTTAAGTTTGGTATTGCTCTCGTGGGCGGTGAGTAGGCTCAGGGAAGCCATAGTTGGTATCAATAGGAAAGCGATCAAAGGCGAAGAAACAACAAATAGAGTTGAGAGAAGAATCAAGGATGTTTACTTCAGAGCTGCAACAGTTATCGTTATGGTAGCACTTAGGTTTCATTGA